Proteins encoded by one window of Salvia splendens isolate huo1 chromosome 5, SspV2, whole genome shotgun sequence:
- the LOC121805068 gene encoding probable inactive leucine-rich repeat receptor-like protein kinase At3g03770, whose amino-acid sequence MARARIFLFIFLFLVQPIFSNQLGNSQFQTLLKIKQQLNFSQEIAVEDEDQDFCNNEPTQILSLACYEGNITQLHITGNYWFPHLSQDFSAAALFSNIAELPNLKVLSLVSLGLMGPLPSEVGALVSLEILNVTSNQFGGSIPREMSFIKNLQTLILDHNRFEGEIPDWIGSLPSLRVLSVKNNSFSGSFPRAFSSMVNLRALVLTANNLSGEVAELHNLTNLQVLDLEDNNLGPQFPSIPKKIVSLVLRNNRFHSIVSLDEVSSWYQLQRLDISSNELVGAFSPSLLSLPSLTYLDIGGNKLTGKLLQNMSCNAGLTFVNLSENRLTGDLPECLNGTGYGKRVVLYDGNCLSSAYLHQNPVPFCHSEALAVGISPQKKEKRPHGIAVLASTLVGAVVGTVTLVGLTFLFVKRELAKRHMHPGKAPQMRLIVDKVSPGLTLQLLKDARYISETIKLGALGLSPYRTFVVDELKEATDNFNALHLIGEGSYGQVYKGWLTDGTAIAIRSLKVKRKHSIQTYTHQLELNSKLRHCHLVSTIGHCFECHPDDSSISRILLVSEYVPNGSFRKYISDGQSGHKCTWTQRIAAGIGVARGIIFLHTGIVPGVYSNRLKITDVLLDHNLHVKIKKFNLPLLVENRISGQVEDRHCGSKPKSGSMSGCEEKHDVYDFGVILLEMIVGRVIKSLNDINISKDILSVSLAADSMARRSIVDPAVHKECSDDSLRTLMELCLRCLSTELQERPSMEDVVWNLQFAAQVEDTWHRNSSSNRSSPCLNNPAEP is encoded by the exons ATGGCTAGAGCAAGAATCTTTCTCTTCATCTTCTTGTTTTTGGTGCAGCCCATTTTCTCAAACCAGTTGGGGAATTCTCAGTTCCAAACCCTTTTGAAGATCAAGCAGCAACTCAACTTCTCTCAGGAAATAGCAGTTGAAGATGAGGATCAAGATTTCTGCAACAATGAGCCAACTCAGATTCTCTCTCTTGCTTGCTATGAAGGAAACATCACTCAGCTCCACATCACTGGTAACTACTGGTTCCCTCACTTGAGCCAAGATTTCTCAGCTGCTGCATTGTTCTCAAATATTGCTGAGCTCCCAAATTTAAAGGTGCTGTCTTTGGTATCACTAGGGCTAATGGGGCCATTGCCCTCTGAGGTTGGGGCTTTGGTTTCATTGGAGATATTGAATGTTACCTCAAATCAGTTTGGTGGTTCAATCCCTAGAGAAATGTCATTTATTAAGAATTTGCAGACTCTAATATTGGATCACAATAGGTTTGAGGGTGAGATTCCTGATTGGATTGGCTCTTTGCCTTCATTGAGGGTGTTGAGTGTGAAGAACAACTCATTTAGTGGCTCATTTCCAAGGGCATTTTCTTCCATGGTGAATCTTAGGGCTCTTGTGCTAACTGCAAATAATCTGTCTGGTGAAGTGGCTGAGCTTCACAACTTGACAAATCTCCAAGTTCTTGATTTGGAAGACAACAATCTTGGACCTCAGTTTCCTAGTATTCCCAAAAAGATTGTTTCTTTAGTGCTTAGGAATAATAGGTTTCACTCCATTGTGTCATTAGATGAGGTGAGCTCTTGGTATCAGCTTCAGAGGCTTGATATCTCCTCGAACGAGCTCGTGGGGGCGTTCTCCCCGTCTCTGCTGTCGCTCCCGTCTCTGACTTACTTAGACATCGGTGGGAACAAGCTCACTGGGAAGCTCTTGCAGAACATGTCTTGCAATGCAGGGCTCACATTTGTGAATCTGTCTGAAAATCGGCTGACTGGCGACTTGCCTGAGTGCCTCAACGGGACTGGTTACGGGAAGAGGGTCGTGTTGTATGACGGGAATTGTTTGTCTTCGGCTTACCTGCATCAGAATCCTGTGCCGTTTTGTCACAGTGAGGCTCTGGCCGTGGGGATCTCGCCTcagaagaaggagaagaggcCTCATGGTATAGCAGTTCTTGCATCAACTTTGGTTGGGGCTGTTGTTGGTACAGTCACACTTGTTGGCCtcacattcctgtttgtgaagAGGGAACTCGCGAAGCGCCATATGCACCCGGGGAAAGCTCCTCAGATGAGGCTGATTGTTGATAAGGTGTCGCCAGGACTCACACTTCAGCTTCTCAAGGATGCAA GGTATATATCTGAGACAATCAAGTTGGGAGCTCTTGGCCTTTCACCGTATAGGACATTCGTTGTGGACGAGCTCAAGGAGGCTACGGACAACTTCAACGCGTTACATCTCATAGGCGAAGGTTCTTATGGGCAG GTGTACAAAGGATGGCTCACAGATGGGACTGCCATTGCCATAAGAAGTTTGAAAGTGAAGAGAAAACACAGCATCCAAACTTACACACATCAACTTGAGTTGAACTCCAAACTCAGGCATTGCCATCTTGTTAGCACGATAGGCCACTGCTTCGAGTGCCATCCAGATGATTCAAGCATCAGCCGGATTCTTCTTGTGTCCGAATACGTCCCAAACGGATCTTTCCGGAAGTATATATCAG ATGGACAGTCAGGACACAAGTGCACTTGGACACAGAGGATAGCAGCCGGGATTGGAGTCGCCCGTGGAATCATCTTCCTCCACACGGGGATAGTACCCGGTGTGTACTCAAATCGCCTCAAAATAACAGACGTTCTGCTCGACCACAACCTCCATGTGAAGATCAAGAAATTCAACTTACCCCTGTTGGTGGAGAATAGGATATCA GGCCAAGTAGAAGACCGGCATTGTGGATCAAAGCCAAAGTCAGGATCAAT GTCGGGATGTGAGGAGAAGCATGACGTCTATGACTTTGGGGTGATCCTACTAGAAATGATCGTTGGAAGAGTGATAAAATCTCTCAACGATATCAATATATCCAAGGATATT CTATCAGTGAGCCTGGCGGCGGATTCTATGGCTCGAAGAAGCATTGTGGATCCCGCGGTTCACAAGGAATGCTCGGATGATTCACTCAGGACTCTGATGGAGCTGTGCTTGAGATGCCTGTCAACCGAGCTACAAGAGAGGCCTTCTATGGAGGATGTCGTGTGGAACTTGCAGTTTGCGGCTCAGGTTGAGGACACATGGCATCGGAACTCCAGCAGCAATCGAAGCTCTCCATGCCTTAACAATCCAGCTGAACCATAA